The Rhodohalobacter barkolensis genome includes the window GATTCTGTTGGGCTGGACTCGCCAAATTACTGAATTGGTGAGTATTCAACTAAACGGACTCTATCAGGTAAATGAGGTTTCTGATAACCAATTAGGAGTTTCGGGTAACTTCCAATTCTACTACTAAAGAATATTCCGATAATTTTTGACAGGAACAGACAACACAGCTCAATATATACAAAACTGCAATGTGGCTGAAATATCTAAGACTTAAGTGGTTTGAGCAGACAGCCGATAAGATGTGTTATTACAGATAATTTAAATAGAAACGATCCAATGAAAATATTACCGTTATTTATTGCTTTTTTACTATTGCCTCTTTCAATGGTTTATGGCCAGACTAATACAGATACCGTAGATGATTTGGAAAACCGCCTCAAATCGGAAGAATTTAATGTAGGTCTGCTGCTTCAATCTGTGGGGGTGCTTTCCCTTGATGATGATAATTTTAACGGGGGCCGACAATTTGAACTGGGTGCAACCCGACTGGACATCAAAGGCCAGTTGCCCAGTAATTTTATTTACAGAATGCAGCTCGATTTCAGGAGATCACCCAGTATCATAGATGCGCAGGTGGGCTACTGGTTCTCCGATCAGTTCAGAATTGTAACCGGAATGTTTAAACCTTTTTTAAGTGCTGATCTGGATCCGAGTCCGGCCGCAACAGATTTTATTAACCGTGCCCGATTGGTGGGTTCTATGTTGAATTCGCGGGAATTGGGAATTACAGCTTTAGGAGAAACTGAGGGTTTCAACTATCGTTTTGGAATATATAATGGAAATGGGCGCCAGCTTGGAAACGATGATAATAATTTTCTCTACACTGCACGACTAGGCTATCAAGTAAATCTCGAAGATAATGGTACAGTCGATTTTGGTTTGAATGGAGCTGTCAATACATCTGAAGGGGAATCAGTTGGCAATTCAGGCTTATTTTCAGCCGGTGATCGAACGATTTACGGAGCGTTTGTGAAATACGATAGCGACACGTTTTTTGGAACAATTGAATTTCTTCAAACGGATTTTGAAGTACAGGGAGTAGATTTGGATGAAACCATTACAGGTTTCTATGCAACGGTAGGGAATAATATTTCCGAACAAAGCCAATTGCTGGCAAGGTGGGATCATCTATCTTACGATGTACTTGGTAATGACTCGAACCGTATGGTGCTTGGATGGAACTATCAGGCAACGCAGCTGGTCAGTTTTCAGCTAAACGGCTTACTCCAATTCAACGATGGAGTTGATAATCAGGCCGGAATTTCCGGGAATCTTCAGTTTCACTTCTAAGCAACATCTTGAAAACAAAAAAGGAGTGTCAGGTTAAACCCGGCACTCCTTTTTTTATTTCGGTTAAATAAATTTTACCACTTCACTTTTTTCCATAGAATCCAGATTCCAATCAGTACAAAGGGGACACTCAGGAGCTGCCCCATGTCAAAAGCGGCACCGACCAGAAAATCGGCCTGAGTCTCTTTTGTAAACTCGATTAAAAACCGGCCTGTAAAGAGCATGATTAAGAAAGCACCAAAAAGCGATCCTTCCGGTGGATTTTTCTTGTATTTATTGTAGATCACAAAAAGTACACCAAGAACAATGACACATAAAATTGCTTCATAAAGCATAGATGGATGCCTTGGGATCAATCTTTCCGCTTCACTCAGTTGGTTTGAAGCTTTAAATATAATGGCCCATGGCAAATCGGTGGGTACACCCACAATTTCAGAGTTAAAGAAGTTGCCGGTCCGGATAAACATACCACCAATGGCTACGCCGGGGACAACTCTGTCGGCCACCCACATGAACGATGTATTAGCCGTTCGCTTGGCGTAAAGATACATCGCAATGATGATGCCGATGGCCGCTCCGTGGCTGGCTAAGCCTCCCACCCAAACTTGAGGAATCAGAT containing:
- the lgt gene encoding prolipoprotein diacylglyceryl transferase gives rise to the protein MNNSSYITWDFDPVLVSIPEISLPVPISIWGIVIAAALIYFGWSKIKPPAQNGKDAPEPEGWKAAGLIIGAFIVGQLPFLLIDSPSISSIGPIEPRWYGLMFAMAFMSGYFVGLKMYKDAGRSQEELDRLLIYVLVATVIGARLGHVFFYEAEFYLRNIHLIPQVWVGGLASHGAAIGIIIAMYLYAKRTANTSFMWVADRVVPGVAIGGMFIRTGNFFNSEIVGVPTDLPWAIIFKASNQLSEAERLIPRHPSMLYEAILCVIVLGVLFVIYNKYKKNPPEGSLFGAFLIMLFTGRFLIEFTKETQADFLVGAAFDMGQLLSVPFVLIGIWILWKKVKW
- a CDS encoding porin, with translation MKILPLFIAFLLLPLSMVYGQTNTDTVDDLENRLKSEEFNVGLLLQSVGVLSLDDDNFNGGRQFELGATRLDIKGQLPSNFIYRMQLDFRRSPSIIDAQVGYWFSDQFRIVTGMFKPFLSADLDPSPAATDFINRARLVGSMLNSRELGITALGETEGFNYRFGIYNGNGRQLGNDDNNFLYTARLGYQVNLEDNGTVDFGLNGAVNTSEGESVGNSGLFSAGDRTIYGAFVKYDSDTFFGTIEFLQTDFEVQGVDLDETITGFYATVGNNISEQSQLLARWDHLSYDVLGNDSNRMVLGWNYQATQLVSFQLNGLLQFNDGVDNQAGISGNLQFHF